One genomic window of Halobellus limi includes the following:
- a CDS encoding RPA family protein has protein sequence MSANEIPSREVARRVFADEFNDAAFTFKESDDDRAPVYLLLPTGAKANRVFFVGTLTEKDDVGEDNEYWRGRIVDPTGTFFVYAGQYQPEAASTLRDLEPPAYVAVVGKPRTYETDDGNVNVSVRPESIQVVDAATRDRWVVETAERTLDRIDAFDDEGNEYARMAREEYDLPIDRYTDSAVSALESLEEGDGDELGLDGGQVESGDADEGADLQPEP, from the coding sequence ATGAGCGCAAACGAGATTCCGTCCCGAGAGGTCGCCCGACGTGTGTTCGCAGACGAGTTCAACGACGCCGCCTTCACGTTCAAAGAGTCCGACGACGACCGCGCGCCGGTCTACCTGCTGCTGCCGACGGGCGCGAAGGCCAACCGGGTGTTCTTCGTCGGGACGTTGACCGAAAAGGACGACGTCGGCGAGGACAACGAGTACTGGCGCGGCCGCATCGTCGATCCGACGGGGACGTTCTTCGTCTACGCGGGGCAGTACCAGCCGGAGGCCGCGAGCACGCTCCGGGACCTCGAACCGCCCGCCTACGTCGCGGTCGTCGGCAAGCCCCGGACGTACGAGACCGACGACGGGAACGTCAACGTCTCCGTTCGACCGGAGTCGATCCAGGTCGTCGACGCCGCGACCCGGGACCGCTGGGTCGTCGAGACCGCCGAGCGGACGCTCGACCGGATCGACGCCTTCGACGACGAGGGCAACGAGTACGCGCGGATGGCCCGCGAGGAGTACGACCTCCCGATCGATCGCTACACCGACTCGGCGGTCTCCGCGCTTGAGAGCCTCGAAGAGGGCGACGGCGACGAACTCGGACTCGACGGCGGGCAGGTGGAGTCCGGCGACGCCGACGAGGGCGCCGACCTCCAGCCCGAACCGTAG
- a CDS encoding cobyrinic acid a,c-diamide synthase, translated as MKGLVVGGTKSGVGKTVATLAVVRALERTGRTVQPAKAGPDFIDPSHHERVAGRPSRTLDRWLQGEAGLRRNYFRGEGDVCVVEGVMGLYDGDGSSTAMVAEALDLPVVLVVDAKAGMESVAATAVGFRRYAAHADRDLDVVGVVAQRAHGGRHERGIRDALPEGLEYLGRIPPREDLEIPDRHLGLHLGAEAPLDPEVLDEVADHVRTDRLLDLARRPPRPEPRDADPNSSETDRRVAVARDEAFRFCYPATIERLRERAEVVTFAPTAGDGLPDCDGVYLPGGYPELHAASLADSPAIRQLEAAAADGLPVLGECGGLMALAESLTTADGDSHRMAGVLPADVRMHDRYQALDHVELRARRGTLTAGSGGRLRGHEFHYSSADAASDARFAFDVERGDGIDDGRDGLTEYRALGTYCHVHPASGAFDAFVESL; from the coding sequence GTGAAGGGCCTCGTCGTCGGCGGGACGAAATCCGGCGTCGGCAAGACCGTCGCCACGCTCGCCGTCGTGCGGGCGCTCGAACGGACGGGACGGACGGTCCAGCCCGCCAAGGCCGGGCCGGACTTCATCGATCCCAGCCACCACGAGCGCGTGGCGGGGCGGCCGTCGCGAACGCTGGACCGGTGGCTCCAGGGCGAGGCGGGCCTCCGGCGGAACTACTTCCGCGGCGAGGGCGACGTCTGCGTCGTCGAGGGCGTGATGGGGCTGTACGACGGCGACGGCTCCAGCACCGCGATGGTCGCCGAGGCGCTCGACCTCCCGGTCGTCCTCGTCGTCGACGCGAAGGCCGGGATGGAGAGCGTCGCCGCGACCGCGGTGGGGTTCCGGCGATACGCGGCGCACGCCGACCGCGACCTCGACGTCGTCGGCGTCGTCGCCCAGCGCGCCCACGGCGGCCGACACGAGCGCGGCATCCGCGACGCCCTGCCAGAGGGTCTGGAGTACCTGGGTCGAATCCCGCCGCGGGAGGACCTCGAAATCCCCGACCGACACCTCGGGCTGCACCTGGGGGCGGAAGCGCCGCTCGATCCCGAGGTGCTCGACGAGGTGGCCGACCACGTCCGCACGGACCGGCTCCTCGACCTCGCCCGGCGTCCGCCGCGACCGGAACCCAGAGACGCGGACCCGAACTCCTCGGAGACCGACAGGCGCGTCGCGGTCGCCCGCGACGAGGCGTTTCGGTTCTGTTACCCGGCGACGATCGAACGCCTCCGCGAGCGCGCCGAGGTGGTGACGTTCGCGCCGACGGCCGGCGACGGTCTGCCCGACTGCGACGGCGTCTACCTCCCCGGCGGATACCCGGAACTGCACGCCGCGTCGCTGGCGGACAGCCCCGCGATCCGACAGCTCGAAGCCGCGGCGGCCGACGGCCTCCCGGTCCTCGGCGAGTGCGGCGGGCTGATGGCGCTCGCGGAGTCGCTGACGACCGCCGACGGCGACAGCCACCGGATGGCCGGCGTGCTCCCGGCGGACGTGCGGATGCACGACCGGTATCAGGCGCTCGACCACGTCGAACTCCGTGCCCGTCGCGGGACGCTCACCGCCGGCTCGGGGGGTCGCCTCCGGGGCCACGAGTTCCACTACTCCAGCGCCGACGCGGCGTCTGACGCCCGGTTCGCCTTCGACGTCGAGCGCGGCGACGGCATCGACGACGGACGCGACGGGCTCACCGAGTACCGAGCGCTCGGGACGTACTGTCACGTCCACCCCGCGAGCGGGGCCTTCGACGCGTTCGTCGAGTCGCTGTGA
- a CDS encoding ribbon-helix-helix protein, CopG family — MGNKNKTISFRVNEDAFETLREIAEERDISLSAVFRDYVDTLVAHDGQVQVVPEHELEQLRNGEDESFPPKVKVPKSFVREHERLELEAEHLREQLEEHKQYVNYLREQLEDENEEVIQLEDLDASEADEPSFRLG; from the coding sequence ATGGGCAACAAAAACAAGACCATCTCGTTCCGCGTCAACGAGGACGCGTTCGAGACGCTGCGTGAGATCGCCGAGGAGCGTGACATCTCGCTGTCGGCGGTCTTCCGCGACTACGTCGACACGCTCGTTGCCCACGACGGCCAGGTTCAGGTCGTCCCCGAGCACGAACTCGAACAGTTACGCAACGGCGAGGACGAGAGCTTCCCGCCGAAGGTGAAGGTCCCCAAGAGCTTCGTCCGCGAGCACGAGCGTCTCGAACTGGAGGCCGAGCACCTCCGCGAACAGCTCGAGGAGCACAAACAGTACGTGAACTACCTCCGCGAGCAACTCGAAGACGAGAACGAGGAGGTCATCCAACTGGAAGACCTCGACGCCAGCGAGGCCGACGAGCCGTCGTTTCGGCTCGGGTAG
- a CDS encoding DUF5814 domain-containing protein gives MAITDKIYLKNHRQIVSQLDVNIPKGAFKGATMDVLYSGEGLTKVDDATRDRLLDFAEDFLDPENPDDLYTGYPERQFVRYLLELRAQGLGPDAIVDVMGDEYMLYAYPGDVLSFLDNAVRTLEAAETLAEVEGNQEMERKMHRARQALSG, from the coding sequence GTGGCCATCACGGACAAGATCTACCTCAAGAACCACCGCCAGATCGTCTCCCAGTTGGACGTCAACATCCCGAAGGGGGCGTTCAAGGGGGCGACGATGGACGTCCTCTACTCCGGCGAGGGGCTCACGAAGGTCGACGACGCGACCCGGGATCGGTTGCTCGACTTCGCGGAGGACTTCCTCGACCCCGAGAACCCCGACGACCTCTACACGGGCTACCCCGAGCGGCAGTTCGTCCGGTACCTTCTGGAACTGCGCGCGCAGGGGCTCGGTCCCGACGCCATCGTCGACGTGATGGGCGACGAGTACATGTTGTACGCCTATCCCGGCGACGTCCTCTCGTTCCTGGACAACGCGGTCCGGACGCTGGAGGCCGCCGAGACCCTCGCCGAAGTTGAAGGGAATCAGGAGATGGAGCGGAAGATGCACCGCGCGCGGCAGGCGCTCTCGGGGTAG